One Bradyrhizobium zhanjiangense DNA segment encodes these proteins:
- a CDS encoding DHA2 family efflux MFS transporter permease subunit, which yields MSTLQPTLDAAADLPAPAAPTTPAVSARTWIAVIGATLGAFMAVLNIQIVNASLADIQGAIGAGIDDGGWISTSYLIAEIVVIPLSGWLAQVFSIRIYLLTNAILFLALSAACALAQDLSQMIVLRAVQGFTGGVLIPMAFTLIITLLPRGKQPVGLALFALSATFAPAIGPTIGGYLTENFGWQYIFYVNLVPGAIMVGMLWYALDAKPMKLSLLREGDWAGIITMAIGLSALQTVLEEGNKDDWFGSPFIVKLSVIAVVALTAFLIIELTVKKPLLNLRLLVRRNFGFGMLANFLLGVALYGSVFILPQYLARIQGYNAEQIGFVLAWTGLPQLMLIPLVPRLMQKFDARIIIGVGFVLFAASNFMNIYMTSNYAADQLLWPNVVRAIGQALVMAPLSAVATSGIEPENAGSASGLFNMMRNLGGAVGIALLQTVLTKREQYHSNVLMQSVSVFEQATRTRLEQLTQYFINHGILDHADASHRAYVAIGRIVQKQAYILAFSDTFYLLGAALIVALIAALFLKKPGQTSAGGAH from the coding sequence ATGAGCACGCTCCAACCCACCCTCGACGCCGCAGCCGACCTCCCCGCCCCTGCTGCGCCCACCACGCCGGCGGTTTCCGCAAGAACATGGATCGCCGTGATCGGCGCGACGCTGGGCGCCTTCATGGCGGTGCTGAACATCCAGATCGTCAACGCCTCGCTGGCCGACATCCAGGGTGCGATCGGTGCCGGCATCGACGACGGCGGCTGGATCTCGACCTCCTATCTGATCGCCGAGATCGTGGTGATCCCGCTCTCCGGCTGGCTCGCGCAGGTGTTCTCGATCCGCATCTATCTCCTCACCAACGCGATCCTGTTTTTGGCGCTGTCCGCGGCCTGCGCGCTGGCGCAGGATCTGTCGCAGATGATCGTGCTGCGCGCGGTGCAAGGCTTCACCGGCGGTGTGCTGATTCCGATGGCGTTCACGCTGATCATCACGTTGCTGCCGCGCGGAAAACAGCCGGTGGGCCTTGCCCTGTTCGCGCTGTCGGCGACCTTCGCGCCCGCGATCGGCCCGACCATCGGCGGCTATCTCACCGAGAATTTCGGCTGGCAATACATCTTCTACGTCAACCTCGTTCCCGGCGCGATCATGGTCGGCATGCTCTGGTACGCGCTCGACGCAAAGCCCATGAAGCTGTCGTTACTGCGCGAGGGCGACTGGGCCGGCATCATCACCATGGCAATCGGCCTGTCCGCGCTCCAGACCGTGCTGGAGGAGGGCAACAAGGACGACTGGTTCGGCTCCCCCTTCATCGTGAAACTGTCGGTGATCGCCGTCGTTGCGCTGACTGCGTTCCTGATCATCGAGCTCACGGTCAAGAAGCCGCTCCTGAACCTTCGCCTGCTCGTGCGCCGCAATTTCGGCTTCGGCATGCTCGCGAACTTCCTGCTCGGCGTCGCGCTCTACGGCTCGGTCTTCATCCTGCCGCAATATCTGGCTCGCATCCAGGGCTACAACGCCGAGCAGATCGGCTTTGTGCTGGCATGGACCGGCTTGCCGCAGCTCATGCTGATTCCGCTGGTGCCGCGGCTGATGCAAAAGTTCGACGCGAGGATCATCATCGGTGTCGGTTTCGTCCTGTTCGCGGCTTCCAACTTCATGAATATCTATATGACCAGCAACTATGCCGCCGATCAGTTGCTCTGGCCCAATGTGGTTCGGGCGATCGGCCAGGCGCTGGTGATGGCGCCGCTGTCCGCGGTGGCGACATCAGGCATCGAACCGGAAAACGCGGGCTCGGCGTCCGGCCTGTTCAACATGATGCGCAATCTCGGCGGCGCCGTCGGCATCGCGCTGCTGCAGACCGTGCTGACCAAGCGCGAGCAGTATCACTCCAACGTGCTGATGCAGTCGGTCTCGGTATTCGAGCAGGCGACGCGCACGCGACTGGAGCAGCTCACGCAATATTTCATCAATCACGGCATCCTGGACCATGCGGATGCGTCGCATCGTGCCTATGTCGCGATCGGCCGCATCGTGCAGAAGCAGGCCTATATCCTCGCCTTCAGCGACACCTTCTATCTGCTCGGCGCGGCGCTGATCGTTGCCCTGATCGCGGCTCTGTTCCTGAAGAAGCCCGGCCAGACTTCCGCCGGCGGAGCCCACTGA
- a CDS encoding HlyD family secretion protein, producing the protein MSEMPRTENFQQATEIIHDYSKTPPRLPARTMMRRAALVLALLAGTATVAYFGHDYWTTGRYLESTDDAYVKADSTIIAPKVSGYIAKVLVGDNEKVKAGQPLAKIDDRDFEAALDQARADVAAGEASVRNIDAQLELQQPIIAQSTADVTAADATLKFAQEERARYDDLMKSGSGTIQRAQQTDAALRASTAQLQHAKSGLLAAQRKVDVLTTQRAQATAQLERARAVAQQAALNLSYTEIAAPVDGTVGARSLRVGQYVQAGTQLMAVVPLDAVYVVANFKETQLTHMRPGQPVELRVDSFRSQPLRGHIDSLSPASGLEFALLPPDNATGNFTKIVQRVPVKIVLDDNNLTGLLRPGMSAVPTVDTKQSVLAERETTRHLADNTSRPNGG; encoded by the coding sequence ATGTCCGAAATGCCGCGCACCGAAAATTTCCAGCAAGCAACTGAAATCATTCATGATTATTCCAAGACGCCGCCGCGCCTGCCAGCCCGGACGATGATGCGGCGCGCGGCGCTGGTGCTCGCGCTCCTCGCAGGCACGGCAACGGTTGCCTATTTCGGACACGACTATTGGACCACCGGCCGCTACCTCGAATCCACCGACGACGCCTATGTGAAGGCCGATTCCACGATCATCGCGCCAAAGGTCTCCGGCTACATCGCGAAGGTGCTGGTCGGCGACAACGAGAAGGTCAAAGCGGGCCAGCCGCTGGCCAAGATCGACGATCGCGACTTCGAGGCAGCGCTCGACCAGGCCCGCGCCGATGTCGCCGCCGGCGAAGCCTCGGTGCGCAACATCGATGCCCAGCTCGAATTGCAACAGCCGATCATCGCGCAGAGCACCGCCGACGTCACTGCTGCGGACGCCACTCTGAAATTCGCCCAGGAGGAACGCGCCCGCTACGACGACCTGATGAAGTCGGGCTCCGGCACGATCCAGCGCGCGCAGCAGACCGATGCGGCGCTGCGCGCCAGCACGGCGCAATTGCAGCACGCCAAATCCGGCCTCTTGGCGGCGCAGCGCAAGGTCGACGTGCTCACCACCCAGCGCGCCCAGGCGACGGCCCAGCTCGAGCGCGCCCGTGCGGTGGCGCAGCAGGCGGCGCTGAACCTGTCCTACACCGAGATCGCAGCGCCAGTCGACGGCACGGTTGGCGCACGTTCGCTGCGCGTCGGCCAGTACGTGCAGGCCGGCACACAGCTGATGGCCGTGGTGCCACTCGATGCGGTCTATGTCGTTGCGAACTTCAAGGAGACTCAGCTCACACATATGCGTCCCGGCCAGCCGGTCGAGCTGCGCGTCGACAGCTTCCGCAGCCAGCCCCTGCGCGGCCATATCGATAGTCTGTCGCCGGCGAGCGGGCTCGAGTTCGCTCTGCTGCCGCCGGACAACGCCACCGGCAATTTCACCAAGATCGTGCAGCGCGTGCCGGTGAAGATCGTGCTCGACGATAATAACCTCACCGGCCTGCTGCGCCCCGGCATGTCCGCGGTGCCGACCGTCGACACCAAGCAGTCGGTGCTGGCCGAACGCGAGACGACCAGACATCTCGCCGACAACACATCCCGCCCAAACGGCGGCTGA
- a CDS encoding LysR family transcriptional regulator translates to MDRLTSLEVFSRVVETGGFSAAARKLNMSTSMVSNHVQALEDRLGVRLLNRTTRKVSLTEIGKAYYDRATQILADLEQADDIASELQSVPRGTLRIHVATHMVPFVAPVVAQLLSTYPELKIDLRMGEADVDLIEEGYDVALRMTAPPDSSLIVRSLATWRHVLCCSHDYLERHGRVQKLDELAAHHCARHLNYPFGDEWRFFDRKGAPASVRISGRFVTNSGEALRKVALDGAAVCLMAGFLVQDDLEAGHLVRLLPEYRPVEMSMNAVYPHRHHLSAKVRTFIDMLVHHSAEQQKLINPYS, encoded by the coding sequence ATGGACCGATTGACCAGCCTCGAAGTCTTCAGCCGGGTGGTCGAGACCGGCGGCTTTTCCGCAGCAGCCCGCAAGCTCAACATGTCGACCAGCATGGTGAGCAACCACGTCCAGGCGCTGGAGGACCGGCTCGGCGTCCGGCTGCTCAATCGCACGACGCGCAAGGTCAGCCTCACCGAGATCGGCAAGGCCTATTACGACCGTGCCACGCAGATCCTCGCCGATCTCGAGCAGGCCGACGACATCGCGAGCGAATTGCAGTCGGTGCCCCGCGGTACGCTGCGCATCCACGTCGCCACGCACATGGTGCCGTTCGTCGCGCCGGTGGTGGCGCAGCTCCTGTCGACTTATCCGGAGCTCAAGATCGACCTACGGATGGGCGAGGCCGACGTCGACCTCATCGAGGAAGGCTATGACGTTGCCCTGCGCATGACCGCGCCGCCGGATTCGAGCCTGATCGTGCGTAGTCTCGCCACCTGGCGGCACGTGCTGTGCTGTTCGCACGATTATCTCGAGAGGCATGGTCGTGTTCAGAAGCTCGACGAACTCGCCGCGCACCATTGCGCCCGTCACTTGAACTATCCTTTTGGCGACGAGTGGCGCTTCTTCGACCGCAAGGGTGCTCCGGCCTCGGTACGCATCTCCGGCCGCTTCGTCACCAATAGCGGGGAAGCGCTGCGGAAAGTCGCGCTGGACGGGGCGGCTGTCTGCCTCATGGCCGGGTTTCTGGTTCAGGACGATCTTGAAGCAGGCCACCTCGTTCGGCTCCTACCCGAATATCGCCCGGTCGAGATGTCGATGAACGCGGTCTATCCGCACCGCCACCATCTGTCGGCGAAGGTCAGGACCTTCATCGACATGCTCGTGCATCACAGCGCCGAGCAGCAGAAGCTGATCAATCCCTATTCATGA
- a CDS encoding indolepyruvate ferredoxin oxidoreductase family protein, whose translation MDAIPTLDTYELSDRYDREEGRVFLTGTQAIVRVALDQVRRDRARGLNTAGFISGYRGSPLGGIDLELWRIPERLKRDRIEFLPAVNEDLAATAVLGSQQVETQADREVDGVFGLWYGKGPGVDRSGDALKHGNAYGSSPHGGVLVVAGDDHGCVSSSMPHQSDVAFMSWFMPTLHPASVSEYLAFGEYGYALSRFSGMWVGFKAISEIVESGASVALSPPRDFRAPDFIPPPGGLHYRWPDLPGPQIEERLEAKKHAVYAFAKANPIDRHIYDIPNATYGIVTTGKAHLDLMEALRLLGLDEAACRSIGIDVYKVGMVWPLALHDAMEFVKGKREILVVEEKRGIIESQFKEYFYDYPGTKPERMVGKHDEQGARLISWIGELSPRALTAVLARRLDPMFPGLNLAARAAALMPEAARTINVPGATRTPYFCSGCPHNTSTKVPEGSKALAGIGCHFMASWMDRETSSLIQMGGEGVNWAASSKFTGHKHVFQNLGEGTYYHSGSMAIRQAIAAKANITYKILFNDAVAMTGGQPVDGPISVHAIAHSVRAEGVERIALVSDHPAQFSPPDLPTGVTIHPREEMDAVQRELRGVSGVSVLIYQQTCATEKRRRRKRGQMDDPKRFAYINDLVCEGCGDCSVESNCLSVEPKETPFGRKRQINLSTCNKDFSCLNGFCPSFVTVEGATRRKKTASQIDAIGRAATLPLPAFAPLDRPYDLLVTGVGGTGVITVGALIGMAAHLERSGVSVLDFTGFAQKFGPVLSYIRLAASPEALHQVRIDQGAADALIGCDLVVSSSPKASGTYRRGTRAAINTAEMPTGDVVRFRDADLASPARLRAIGRVIGDNNLDTLNANALAERLLGDAVYANIIMLGFAWQHGLAPVSLQALLRAIELNGVAIERNKQAFAWGRIAAADPEFLPKTDDMPTVETLDQLIERRADFLTAYQDEAYAARYRAIVAKVRRAEAVLSSEALTDAVARALFKLMAYKDEYEVARLHMQSGFIDELKREFEDGFSIHYHLAPPFLPSRRDARGRPRKRAFGQWIQMPLAMLARLKGLRGTPFDPFGYTAERRAERELIAWYEDLIDRMLGGLDAARLADLIVVAKAPMNIRGYGPVKEAAIASVKSEVESLLAQPITARAA comes from the coding sequence ATGGACGCCATTCCGACCCTCGACACCTACGAACTCTCCGACCGCTACGACCGTGAGGAAGGCCGTGTCTTCCTGACCGGCACACAGGCGATCGTCCGTGTCGCACTTGACCAAGTCAGGCGCGATCGCGCGCGCGGCCTCAACACCGCCGGCTTCATCTCCGGCTATCGCGGCTCGCCGCTCGGCGGCATCGATCTCGAGCTCTGGCGCATCCCGGAACGGCTCAAGCGTGACCGCATCGAATTCCTCCCCGCCGTGAACGAAGACCTCGCAGCGACCGCCGTGCTCGGCTCGCAGCAGGTCGAGACGCAAGCCGACCGCGAGGTCGATGGCGTGTTCGGGCTCTGGTACGGCAAGGGCCCCGGCGTCGACCGCTCCGGCGATGCGCTCAAGCACGGCAACGCCTATGGCTCCTCGCCGCATGGCGGCGTGCTGGTGGTCGCCGGCGACGACCATGGCTGCGTTTCGTCCTCGATGCCGCACCAGTCCGACGTCGCCTTCATGAGCTGGTTCATGCCGACGCTGCACCCCGCAAGCGTCAGCGAATACCTCGCATTCGGCGAATATGGCTACGCGCTGAGCCGCTTCTCCGGCATGTGGGTCGGCTTCAAGGCGATTTCGGAGATCGTGGAGTCGGGCGCCTCCGTGGCGCTAAGCCCGCCCCGCGACTTCCGCGCGCCCGACTTCATCCCGCCACCGGGCGGCCTGCACTATCGCTGGCCCGACCTGCCGGGACCGCAGATCGAGGAGCGGCTGGAAGCGAAGAAGCACGCCGTCTACGCCTTTGCGAAGGCCAATCCGATCGACAGGCACATCTACGACATTCCGAACGCGACCTACGGGATCGTCACCACGGGCAAGGCGCATCTCGACCTGATGGAAGCGCTGCGGCTGTTGGGCCTCGATGAAGCGGCCTGCCGCAGCATCGGCATCGACGTCTACAAGGTCGGCATGGTCTGGCCGCTGGCGCTGCATGACGCGATGGAATTCGTGAAGGGCAAGCGCGAGATTCTCGTGGTCGAGGAGAAGCGCGGCATCATCGAGAGCCAGTTCAAGGAATATTTCTACGACTATCCGGGCACGAAGCCCGAGCGCATGGTCGGCAAGCACGACGAGCAAGGAGCGCGGCTGATCTCCTGGATCGGCGAATTGTCGCCGCGCGCGCTGACTGCCGTGCTGGCGCGGCGGCTCGACCCGATGTTTCCGGGCCTCAATCTCGCCGCGCGGGCGGCTGCCTTGATGCCGGAGGCGGCACGCACGATCAACGTCCCAGGCGCAACGCGCACACCCTATTTCTGCTCGGGATGTCCGCACAATACGTCGACCAAGGTGCCGGAGGGCTCCAAGGCACTCGCCGGCATCGGCTGCCATTTCATGGCGAGCTGGATGGACCGCGAGACATCCTCGCTGATCCAGATGGGCGGTGAGGGCGTGAACTGGGCGGCTTCATCGAAATTCACCGGCCACAAGCACGTGTTTCAGAATCTCGGTGAAGGCACCTATTATCACTCGGGCTCGATGGCGATCCGGCAGGCGATCGCCGCCAAGGCCAACATCACCTACAAGATCCTGTTCAACGACGCCGTCGCAATGACCGGCGGCCAGCCGGTCGACGGGCCCATCAGCGTACATGCCATCGCTCACAGCGTCCGCGCTGAAGGTGTTGAGCGCATCGCGCTAGTGTCGGACCATCCCGCGCAATTTTCTCCGCCCGACCTGCCAACCGGCGTCACAATCCATCCACGCGAGGAGATGGACGCCGTGCAGCGCGAACTGCGCGGCGTGTCCGGCGTCTCCGTGCTGATCTACCAGCAGACCTGCGCCACGGAGAAGCGGCGGCGGCGCAAGCGCGGCCAGATGGACGACCCGAAGCGCTTTGCCTACATCAATGATCTCGTCTGCGAAGGCTGCGGCGATTGCTCGGTCGAATCCAACTGTCTCAGCGTCGAGCCGAAGGAAACGCCGTTCGGCCGCAAGCGCCAGATCAATCTGTCGACCTGCAACAAGGACTTTTCCTGCCTCAACGGCTTCTGTCCGAGCTTTGTTACCGTCGAGGGCGCGACGCGCCGGAAGAAGACCGCGAGCCAGATCGACGCGATCGGCCGCGCCGCGACGCTTCCCCTGCCTGCCTTCGCACCGCTCGACCGGCCCTATGACCTGCTGGTGACCGGCGTCGGCGGCACCGGCGTGATCACGGTCGGTGCGCTGATCGGTATGGCCGCGCATCTCGAGCGAAGCGGCGTCTCGGTGCTGGATTTTACCGGCTTTGCGCAAAAATTCGGGCCCGTGCTGAGCTACATCCGGCTTGCCGCTTCCCCCGAGGCGCTGCATCAGGTGCGCATCGACCAGGGCGCGGCCGACGCGTTGATCGGCTGCGACCTCGTCGTGAGCTCCTCGCCGAAGGCCTCCGGCACCTACCGCCGCGGCACGCGCGCCGCGATCAATACCGCGGAGATGCCGACCGGCGACGTCGTCCGCTTCCGCGATGCCGACCTCGCCTCGCCTGCCCGCCTGCGCGCGATCGGCCGCGTGATCGGCGACAACAATCTCGACACGCTCAACGCGAATGCGCTGGCCGAACGGCTGCTCGGCGATGCCGTCTATGCCAACATCATCATGCTGGGCTTTGCCTGGCAGCACGGACTGGCGCCGGTCTCACTGCAAGCGCTGCTGCGCGCGATCGAGCTCAACGGCGTCGCCATCGAGCGCAACAAGCAGGCTTTCGCCTGGGGCCGCATCGCCGCTGCCGATCCGGAATTTTTGCCGAAGACGGACGATATGCCAACGGTCGAGACACTCGACCAGCTCATTGAACGCCGCGCCGATTTCCTCACCGCCTATCAGGATGAGGCCTATGCAGCGCGCTATCGGGCGATCGTCGCGAAGGTCCGCCGCGCCGAGGCTGTCCTGAGCAGCGAGGCCCTGACCGATGCGGTGGCCCGCGCCCTGTTCAAGCTGATGGCCTACAAGGACGAATACGAGGTGGCGCGGCTGCACATGCAGAGCGGCTTCATCGACGAATTGAAGCGCGAGTTCGAGGACGGCTTCAGCATCCACTATCACCTTGCCCCGCCATTCCTGCCGTCAAGGCGCGACGCACGTGGACGTCCGCGCAAGCGCGCCTTCGGGCAGTGGATCCAGATGCCGCTCGCCATGCTGGCGCGATTGAAGGGGCTGCGCGGAACACCGTTCGATCCATTCGGCTACACCGCCGAACGGCGCGCCGAGCGCGAGTTGATCGCCTGGTACGAGGACCTGATCGACCGAATGCTCGGCGGGCTCGACGCGGCACGCCTGGCAGATCTCATCGTCGTGGCCAAGGCCCCCATGAACATCCGCGGCTATGGGCCCGTGAAAGAGGCTGCGATCGCCTCGGTCAAGTCAGAGGTCGAATCCCTGCTGGCCCAGCCGATAACGGCGCGAGCGGCCTGA
- a CDS encoding Lrp/AsnC family transcriptional regulator yields MIEEQDTRILAHLQKDGRATNQQLADEVGMSTSACWRRVRALEESRVIRGYAALIDRERAGFAMSAILHVSLERHDAKFVDEFVSRVTKRREVLECFATTGDADYHLRVVVQDMAAYNRFLDEFMFRIPGIRYVRSNVVLKEIKTGVALPF; encoded by the coding sequence ATGATCGAAGAGCAGGACACGCGGATTCTTGCGCACCTCCAGAAGGACGGCCGCGCCACCAACCAGCAGCTTGCCGATGAGGTCGGCATGTCCACCTCGGCCTGTTGGCGCCGGGTACGCGCACTGGAGGAAAGCCGCGTCATCCGCGGCTACGCCGCGCTGATCGATCGCGAGCGGGCGGGCTTCGCGATGTCCGCCATCCTCCACGTCTCGCTGGAGCGGCATGACGCGAAGTTCGTCGACGAGTTTGTGTCTCGGGTCACCAAGCGCCGCGAGGTGCTGGAGTGCTTTGCGACCACGGGCGATGCCGACTATCATTTGCGCGTCGTTGTGCAGGACATGGCCGCCTACAACAGATTCTTGGACGAGTTCATGTTCCGCATTCCCGGCATCCGTTACGTCCGCAGCAACGTGGTGCTGAAGGAGATCAAGACCGGCGTGGCGCTGCCGTTTTGA
- a CDS encoding MFS transporter, with amino-acid sequence MPFALLWTWLIIALPALPESGFPALGVRLMTHGLIALGLWLCLENTELAPAQRRATWLALMVPFTLWAAVTWTAAINGAFGTGASPLPLLPAAILLPVIVGAPVLLSSKRIGQLLDAMPTTWLIALQLYRIFGSQWLAYWLRGLLPGLWALPAGTGDVLTGLLAVPAAMALATGTADGRKAGIFWNVFGLADLAVAITLGMIMSPGPLQLIIPDGPSMALDRFPNVLTPAFVVPCSILLHLLSLRQLRRRSETV; translated from the coding sequence GTGCCGTTCGCCCTGCTGTGGACCTGGCTGATCATCGCGCTACCCGCACTTCCGGAGAGCGGCTTTCCTGCGCTTGGCGTTCGGTTGATGACCCATGGACTCATTGCGCTCGGCTTGTGGCTCTGCCTCGAAAACACGGAATTGGCGCCGGCACAGCGCCGGGCAACCTGGTTGGCCTTGATGGTCCCCTTCACGCTCTGGGCAGCCGTCACCTGGACCGCAGCCATCAACGGCGCATTCGGCACCGGCGCTTCGCCCTTGCCGCTGCTTCCGGCGGCGATCCTGCTGCCGGTAATCGTCGGTGCGCCGGTGTTGCTGTCGTCGAAGCGGATCGGACAACTGCTCGATGCAATGCCGACGACCTGGCTCATCGCCCTTCAACTCTACCGCATCTTCGGCAGCCAATGGCTGGCTTACTGGCTGCGCGGGCTGCTGCCGGGATTGTGGGCGCTACCGGCAGGAACCGGCGATGTGCTGACTGGCCTGCTTGCCGTGCCGGCGGCCATGGCTTTGGCAACCGGGACAGCTGACGGGCGGAAGGCAGGCATCTTCTGGAACGTCTTCGGCCTGGCGGACTTGGCTGTCGCGATCACCTTGGGGATGATCATGTCGCCGGGCCCGCTCCAGCTGATCATTCCGGACGGCCCGAGCATGGCCCTGGATCGTTTTCCGAACGTGCTGACCCCTGCCTTCGTCGTGCCATGCTCGATCCTGCTGCATCTTCTCTCGTTGCGCCAACTGCGCCGGCGGTCGGAGACGGTGTGA
- a CDS encoding LysR substrate-binding domain-containing protein, whose amino-acid sequence MKQNFTVRQGALDGVEAFLSVAQHRSFRRAAAELGVTPSAISQAVRALEARVGAVLFLRTTRSVSLTEAGERFFARARPAFEELVAASGAARDLGQRPAGLLRLTVPRSVVPILLEPLVASFCQAFPEIEVELAASEELVDLAAGGFDAGIRMGQFISPDMIAVRLTKPLPFLIVGSPAYLERRGRPRRPDDLREHACLRLRRSNGALAPWSLNDGGRSIEIAVAGPFIANDFPTMLGAAVEGVGLAQVPGPLATDAVRTGKLVAVLEKFAPMTPGVFLYYPSHRQIMPKLRAFIDHVKGRSRAAR is encoded by the coding sequence ATGAAGCAGAACTTCACAGTCCGGCAAGGTGCGCTCGACGGTGTGGAGGCGTTCCTCAGCGTCGCCCAGCACCGCAGTTTCCGCCGGGCGGCTGCTGAGCTCGGGGTAACGCCGTCGGCGATCAGCCAGGCGGTGCGCGCACTCGAAGCACGCGTCGGCGCCGTGCTGTTCCTGCGCACGACTCGCAGCGTCAGTCTGACCGAGGCCGGCGAACGGTTCTTTGCGCGCGCAAGGCCTGCCTTCGAGGAGCTCGTCGCGGCAAGCGGCGCCGCGCGCGACCTCGGACAGCGACCGGCCGGGCTCTTGCGTCTCACGGTGCCGCGCTCGGTCGTGCCGATTCTGCTGGAGCCCCTGGTCGCCTCGTTCTGTCAGGCCTTTCCGGAGATCGAGGTGGAGCTTGCTGCAAGCGAAGAGCTGGTCGACCTCGCCGCTGGAGGTTTCGATGCCGGCATCAGGATGGGGCAGTTCATCTCCCCGGACATGATTGCGGTCCGCCTGACGAAGCCGTTGCCTTTCCTGATCGTCGGCAGCCCGGCCTACCTCGAACGTCGCGGCCGGCCCCGGCGGCCGGACGATCTGCGCGAGCACGCATGCCTGAGATTGCGGCGATCAAACGGTGCGCTCGCACCCTGGTCGCTCAACGACGGCGGTCGTTCGATCGAGATTGCCGTTGCGGGACCCTTCATCGCCAACGACTTCCCGACGATGTTAGGTGCCGCCGTCGAAGGCGTCGGCCTTGCGCAAGTGCCAGGGCCGCTGGCGACCGACGCCGTCAGAACGGGAAAACTCGTCGCCGTGCTGGAGAAATTCGCGCCGATGACGCCGGGGGTGTTTCTCTACTATCCCAGCCATCGACAAATCATGCCGAAGCTTCGAGCCTTCATCGATCATGTGAAGGGCCGATCCCGGGCCGCGCGCTGA
- a CDS encoding fumarylacetoacetate hydrolase family protein, with the protein MRWLKFTASNKTSWGIVEGDQVIAVDGDPFSEWQRTSRTHSLAQVKIELPLIPRTFYCVGLNYLKHLKEAADKRGEVPAVPDRPEIGYRAQNALIAHDEEVVIPSFATDKIHYEGELVVVIGKKVKHLTEANAMDCVFGYTIGNDVSERSWQRADRSLWRSKNADTFKPMGPWIETEADLEKMETIVRVNGKETNRFHTNDMIFGMVPFLVELTKYFTLWPGDVIWMGTDGASPDIKHGDVVEIEITGIGTLRNRFVREGQ; encoded by the coding sequence ATGCGCTGGCTGAAATTCACCGCCTCGAACAAGACATCCTGGGGGATCGTCGAGGGTGACCAGGTGATCGCCGTCGACGGCGATCCCTTCAGTGAATGGCAGCGGACCTCGCGCACGCATTCGCTGGCACAGGTCAAGATCGAGCTGCCACTGATCCCGCGTACCTTCTATTGTGTCGGCCTGAACTATCTGAAGCACCTGAAGGAGGCCGCCGACAAACGCGGTGAGGTACCGGCGGTGCCCGACCGGCCCGAAATCGGCTATCGCGCGCAGAACGCGCTGATCGCGCATGACGAGGAGGTCGTAATCCCGTCCTTTGCGACGGACAAGATCCACTATGAAGGCGAGCTCGTCGTTGTCATCGGCAAGAAGGTGAAACATCTCACCGAAGCGAACGCGATGGATTGCGTGTTCGGCTACACCATCGGCAATGACGTGAGCGAGCGCAGCTGGCAGAGGGCCGATCGCAGCCTGTGGCGTTCCAAGAACGCCGACACGTTCAAGCCGATGGGACCGTGGATCGAGACCGAGGCCGATCTCGAAAAGATGGAGACCATCGTCCGGGTCAACGGCAAGGAGACCAACCGCTTCCACACCAATGACATGATCTTCGGCATGGTGCCGTTCCTGGTCGAGCTGACGAAGTATTTTACGCTGTGGCCCGGCGACGTGATCTGGATGGGCACCGACGGCGCCTCGCCGGACATCAAGCACGGCGATGTCGTCGAGATCGAGATCACCGGCATCGGGACGTTGCGCAACAGGTTCGTGCGGGAGGGGCAATAG